One region of Rhodophyticola sp. CCM32 genomic DNA includes:
- a CDS encoding DUF2062 domain-containing protein, whose translation MVFKRRDNRPWGQVVAEWFYPRGGWTRAFHYIKHRLRRLPDTPQTIARGIFAGALTVFTPFYGMHFIVAAIIAKLLRGNILAALLATFLGNPLTYIPVGIISLQTGHFLLGSQMRDDVGGNLFFKFSRAAGDLWYNFMAIFTDRVAHWDQLAVFYRDVFLPYLVGGIIPGLICGTICYYLSVPVIRAYQKRRANKLRAKMKKLAEQSGAGVTKQ comes from the coding sequence ATGGTCTTCAAACGACGCGATAACCGTCCCTGGGGGCAGGTCGTGGCCGAGTGGTTTTACCCGCGCGGCGGCTGGACCCGTGCGTTTCACTATATCAAACATCGTCTGCGCCGCCTGCCCGATACGCCGCAGACCATCGCGCGCGGTATCTTTGCGGGCGCCCTGACGGTGTTCACCCCGTTTTACGGGATGCATTTCATTGTTGCCGCGATCATCGCCAAATTGCTGCGCGGGAATATTCTTGCCGCCCTTCTGGCGACATTCCTGGGCAACCCGCTGACCTATATCCCGGTCGGGATTATCTCGTTGCAGACCGGGCATTTCCTGCTGGGAAGCCAGATGCGGGACGATGTCGGGGGCAATCTGTTTTTCAAATTCTCCCGCGCGGCGGGGGATTTGTGGTATAATTTCATGGCGATCTTCACAGACCGGGTGGCCCATTGGGACCAGTTGGCGGTGTTTTACCGCGATGTATTCCTGCCCTATCTGGTGGGCGGGATCATCCCCGGGCTGATCTGCGGCACGATCTGCTATTACCTCAGCGTGCCGGTGATCCGGGCCTATCAGAAACGCCGCGCAAACAAGCTGAGGGCAAAAATGAAAAAGCTGGCCGAACAGTCTGGCGCAGGGGTGACAAAGCAGTAG
- a CDS encoding pyridoxine 5'-phosphate synthase, whose amino-acid sequence MTKYERQQALRLGVNIDHVATLRNARGGALPDPVRAAMAAQGAGADGITAHLREDRRHIRDADIEAILKAIEIPLNFEMAATDEMQEIALRHRPHAACIVPERREERTTEGGLEVAADQNRLADFIGPLGEAGCRVSLFIAPDPAQVEAAYRIGAPVIELHTGAYCDFDADGDSVSRDAEFTRLQEAAIQADDLGLEVHMGHGLTYRNVAPIAALPQVKELNIGHFLIGEAVFVGLPAAMAEMRRLMEEARSQ is encoded by the coding sequence GTGACCAAATATGAACGTCAACAGGCCCTAAGACTTGGTGTGAATATCGACCATGTGGCGACCTTGCGGAATGCGCGGGGGGGGGCTTTGCCCGACCCGGTGCGCGCTGCGATGGCCGCACAGGGGGCAGGCGCTGACGGGATCACCGCGCATCTGCGCGAAGACCGTCGTCATATCCGCGACGCGGATATCGAGGCGATTCTGAAAGCCATCGAAATCCCGCTGAATTTCGAGATGGCCGCCACCGATGAGATGCAGGAAATCGCCCTGCGCCACCGGCCCCATGCGGCCTGTATCGTGCCCGAGCGGCGCGAGGAGCGCACCACCGAAGGCGGGCTGGAAGTGGCCGCCGACCAGAACCGGCTGGCTGATTTCATCGGCCCTCTGGGGGAGGCGGGGTGCCGGGTTTCGCTGTTCATCGCGCCGGACCCCGCGCAGGTGGAGGCCGCCTACCGGATCGGCGCACCGGTGATCGAACTGCATACCGGCGCCTATTGCGATTTCGATGCCGACGGCGATAGCGTTTCCCGTGATGCGGAATTCACACGTCTGCAAGAGGCCGCGATACAGGCCGACGACCTGGGGCTGGAGGTGCATATGGGCCACGGGCTGACCTATAGAAATGTGGCCCCGATCGCGGCCCTGCCGCAGGTGAAAGAGCTGAATATCGGCCATTTCCTGATTGGGGAGGCGGTGTTTGTCGGTCTCCCCGCCGCGATGGCCGAGATGCGGCGTTTGATGGAAGAGGCGCGGTCCCAATGA
- a CDS encoding LysE family translocator has protein sequence MTVEALLPILLIALVAAGSPGPATLAIAGTSMGAGRQHGLALAAGVVLGSWTWSLAAALGLGAMMAAHGWVFEGMRYVAGAYLLWLGLKAARRAWQGAKPATVAQLAGAGTGSAFAKGLALHLTNPKAILFFGSLYSIALPTNAPWRDFALIGGSVGVLSLTVFLGYALLFSRPPVVRVYARLGRWFDTVFAVLFGAAALRILMGRAT, from the coding sequence ATGACGGTTGAAGCACTTCTTCCGATCCTGCTGATCGCGCTTGTCGCCGCAGGCAGCCCCGGCCCCGCCACCCTGGCAATTGCAGGCACATCCATGGGCGCGGGGCGACAGCATGGGCTGGCACTTGCCGCGGGCGTGGTTCTGGGAAGCTGGACCTGGTCGCTGGCCGCAGCACTTGGGCTGGGCGCGATGATGGCGGCCCATGGCTGGGTGTTCGAGGGGATGCGCTATGTGGCGGGGGCATATCTGCTCTGGCTGGGCCTGAAAGCCGCCCGCCGCGCCTGGCAGGGGGCCAAACCCGCCACGGTTGCGCAACTGGCCGGGGCCGGAACCGGCAGTGCCTTTGCCAAAGGGCTGGCGCTGCATCTGACCAACCCCAAAGCGATTCTGTTTTTCGGGTCTTTGTACTCCATTGCCTTGCCCACAAACGCCCCGTGGCGCGATTTTGCACTCATTGGCGGGTCGGTCGGCGTGCTGAGCCTGACCGTGTTCCTGGGCTATGCGCTGCTGTTCTCGCGCCCGCCGGTGGTGCGGGTCTATGCCCGCCTCGGGCGCTGGTTTGATACGGTGTTTGCGGTTCTCTTCGGGGCTGCCGCCCTGCGTATCCTGATGGGGCGTGCCACATGA
- a CDS encoding LysE family transporter, with protein sequence MSDPAFLAAATSVATFAFAAGSPGPATLAVAATSMAGGRGRGLAMAAGLSVGLAIWGVAVALGFGALVAQSASILVVLKLLGAVYLFYLAVKSGQSALRSGAAADTAPAVADARQLFRRGLMLNLSNPKAVLAWVAALALGTDGTGQAMVVPIAVVAICAGLGGGLYAGYATLFSRRAVMAGYVRFRRWIEGVFAALFALAAIRLVLWRNA encoded by the coding sequence ATGAGCGATCCTGCGTTTCTTGCCGCTGCAACCAGTGTTGCAACCTTTGCCTTTGCGGCGGGCTCCCCCGGCCCGGCGACGCTGGCGGTGGCGGCAACCTCCATGGCGGGGGGCCGGGGGCGGGGCCTTGCCATGGCGGCAGGCTTGTCGGTCGGTCTGGCGATCTGGGGCGTGGCGGTGGCGCTGGGATTTGGCGCTTTGGTGGCGCAAAGCGCGTCCATTCTGGTGGTGCTGAAGCTCCTCGGGGCGGTCTACCTGTTTTATCTCGCGGTGAAATCCGGCCAATCCGCCCTGCGGTCCGGGGCTGCGGCCGATACCGCCCCGGCTGTGGCCGATGCAAGGCAGCTGTTCCGGCGCGGGCTGATGCTGAACCTCAGCAATCCCAAAGCGGTGCTGGCCTGGGTGGCGGCGCTGGCGCTGGGCACTGATGGAACAGGGCAGGCCATGGTGGTTCCGATAGCGGTGGTTGCGATCTGCGCCGGGTTGGGCGGGGGGCTCTATGCCGGCTATGCCACCTTGTTTTCCCGCCGCGCTGTTATGGCCGGATATGTCCGGTTCCGGCGCTGGATCGAAGGGGTCTTTGCCGCGTTATTTGCGCTGGCGGCGATCCGGCTGGTCCTGTGGCGGAACGCCTGA